The proteins below come from a single Limosilactobacillus reuteri genomic window:
- the rapZ gene encoding RNase adapter RapZ, producing MVDKKLKVVIITGMSGAGKTVAVHSLEDLGYFVIDNMLPGLAERFVDVIEDSREFDKIAMVMDMRSRGFYDEVLPNFEKLKKRADLDVKLLFLDANDVTLISRYKETRRSHPLSPQGRILDGVELERKLSTDLKSQADIVIDTTNVTPRNLKLRLNKLFGHGEGNDFYVEVMSFGFKYGLPLDADIVMDVRFLPNPFYIPELKHLTGNDPAVQNYVMQSPLAKEFYQHLRSLLEIALPGYIKEGKSSLTIAIGCTGGQHRSVTIANKLSADLKEKGYKVNTYHRDIEKAK from the coding sequence ATGGTAGATAAAAAATTAAAAGTAGTAATTATTACAGGGATGAGTGGTGCGGGGAAAACCGTTGCCGTTCATAGCTTAGAAGATTTAGGATATTTCGTAATTGATAACATGCTTCCTGGATTGGCAGAACGTTTTGTTGATGTGATAGAAGATTCGAGAGAGTTTGATAAAATCGCCATGGTAATGGATATGCGTTCACGCGGATTTTACGATGAGGTTTTACCAAACTTTGAAAAACTGAAAAAACGGGCTGATTTAGATGTGAAACTACTCTTCTTAGATGCTAATGATGTCACGTTAATTTCACGTTATAAGGAAACAAGACGTTCTCATCCCTTATCTCCACAAGGTCGGATACTTGATGGGGTAGAATTAGAACGAAAGCTTTCAACAGATCTTAAGAGTCAAGCGGATATAGTAATTGACACCACTAATGTGACACCACGAAATCTAAAGTTAAGGCTTAATAAATTATTCGGACATGGTGAAGGTAATGACTTTTATGTTGAAGTAATGTCATTTGGGTTTAAATATGGGTTGCCACTTGATGCGGATATCGTAATGGATGTTCGTTTCCTCCCTAATCCATTCTATATTCCAGAATTAAAGCACTTAACGGGAAATGATCCAGCTGTTCAAAATTATGTTATGCAGAGTCCGCTGGCTAAGGAATTTTACCAGCATTTACGGTCGCTCTTAGAGATTGCTCTTCCGGGTTACATTAAGGAGGGAAAGAGCAGCCTGACCATTGCAATTGGGTGTACGGGCGGTCAACACCGGTCCGTAACTATTGCTAACAAATTATCTGCTGATTTAAAAGAAAAGGGATATAAAGTAAATACTTACCATCGCGATATTGAGAAGGCAAAGTAA